The following are encoded in a window of Gammaproteobacteria bacterium genomic DNA:
- a CDS encoding IS21 family transposase has translation MRKIQEVLRLQAAGHSQPQIARSCGIGRSTVGEYLQRARRAGLGWPLPKGMMADELERRLFPPRPAAGSADRGKPDWATVHQELRRPGVTLWLLWEEYKATHPQGYQYTWFCQQYRAWVAHTDVVMRQTHRAGEKVFVDYAGPTVPIVDRITGELRQAQVFVAVLGASNYTYVEATWTQGLDDWLMAHVRAFAFFGGVPEIVVPDNLKTGVQTPHRYEPDLNPSYLELAAHYGVAVIPARVRKPRDKAKAESGVLVVERWILARLRHRTLFSLDELNTVIRELRDALNQRAFKKLPGSRQHWFATLEQPALRPLPAEPYVFAQWKKARVNIDYHIDIERHYYSVPYLLVRQEVEVRLTATTVEVFHQRQRVACHRRHPQPGRHTTVTAHMPKAHREYAEWTPERLVRWAHQTGPHTATLVERILATRPHPQQGYRSCLGILRLGKAYGADRLEAACQRALAIGGLSYKSIESILKHGLDQQRLPDAGTSPPPIPSTATHANVRGARYYQ, from the coding sequence ATGCGCAAGATTCAAGAAGTGCTTCGTTTGCAGGCGGCGGGCCATAGCCAACCACAAATTGCCCGGAGTTGCGGGATCGGCCGTAGCACGGTCGGAGAGTATCTGCAACGCGCCCGACGAGCGGGCCTGGGTTGGCCCCTGCCCAAGGGCATGATGGCCGATGAATTGGAACGACGGTTGTTTCCGCCGCGCCCCGCCGCTGGGTCTGCGGATCGCGGAAAACCGGATTGGGCCACCGTCCACCAGGAATTACGCCGCCCCGGCGTCACCTTGTGGCTCTTGTGGGAAGAGTACAAAGCCACGCATCCCCAGGGCTATCAATACACCTGGTTCTGCCAGCAGTATCGGGCTTGGGTGGCGCATACCGATGTGGTGATGCGCCAGACCCATCGGGCCGGTGAGAAGGTGTTTGTGGACTACGCCGGTCCCACCGTGCCCATCGTGGACCGCATCACGGGTGAACTCCGCCAGGCCCAAGTGTTTGTTGCGGTGCTGGGCGCCAGCAATTACACCTATGTGGAGGCGACCTGGACCCAAGGACTGGATGACTGGCTCATGGCGCATGTCCGGGCCTTTGCATTTTTCGGCGGTGTCCCGGAAATTGTGGTTCCAGATAATTTGAAAACCGGCGTCCAGACGCCGCACCGCTATGAGCCCGACCTCAACCCCAGTTATCTGGAGTTAGCCGCCCATTATGGCGTCGCGGTGATCCCCGCGCGTGTCCGAAAACCGCGTGATAAAGCCAAAGCGGAAAGTGGCGTGCTCGTGGTGGAACGCTGGATTCTGGCCCGCTTGCGCCATCGGACTCTGTTCAGTCTCGACGAACTCAACACGGTCATCCGCGAACTGCGCGACGCCCTCAATCAGCGCGCCTTCAAAAAACTCCCCGGTTCCCGTCAGCATTGGTTTGCAACGCTGGAACAACCGGCGTTGCGTCCCTTACCGGCCGAACCCTACGTGTTCGCGCAATGGAAAAAAGCGCGCGTCAACATTGACTATCACATTGACATCGAGCGCCATTACTATTCGGTCCCCTACCTCCTGGTGCGCCAGGAAGTGGAGGTGCGCCTGACCGCCACCACGGTCGAGGTCTTCCATCAACGTCAGCGGGTGGCTTGTCATCGCCGCCATCCGCAGCCTGGTCGCCATACCACCGTAACCGCCCACATGCCCAAAGCCCATCGGGAGTACGCCGAATGGACGCCCGAACGGTTAGTGCGCTGGGCTCACCAGACCGGCCCCCACACGGCGACTCTAGTGGAACGTATCCTGGCCACGCGGCCCCATCCTCAGCAGGGCTACCGCTCGTGCTTGGGCATCTTGCGTCTGGGCAAAGCCTATGGCGCCGACCGCTTGGAGGCCGCCTGTCAGCGCGCGTTAGCCATTGGGGGACTGAGTTACAAGAGCATCGAGTCGATTCTCAAGCATGGCCTGGACCAGCAACGCCTCCCGGATGCGGGGACTTCGCCACCGCCCATCCCTTCGACCGCGACCCACGCGAACGTGCGCGGCGCACGCTATTACCAATAA